In the genome of Ensifer sp. WSM1721, the window ATGGTGAACCAGTCGCCTTCGCCTTCAAGCAACACAAGCTCAAGGGCTGCGACAGCTTCCAGCGTTTCGCCCTTCGTCGCCTTGTTGTTTTCGCGGTTGGTGTGGTTGAGGATGGCAATTACCGCGCCTTCGCTCTCTGCTACCTCACGCAATGCGTTCAAGGCCGGCGAGGTGGTCTTGTCCTCAAGAACGGAAACGCCGCCTAGCGCGGCTCGCAGGGTGTCGACAACGATCATGACTTGCCGCGTTGGGTCGATCGCCTTCGCTTGCCGAATGACTTCCCGCGTCACGGCTGCGGCTTTCGGCGGCTTGGTGAGCGGCAAGCCTTCTGGCAGCTTGGCAATTTTGATTCTATCGTTGCCCATTGCTTCGAGGCGGTTCGCCACGTCGCCGCCGTCCTCGGCCGCAATCACGACGATGGTGGTGGGTTTTGTCTCGCGGCCAAGGAACGGCTCGCCAGCATCGAGGGCGCCAGCCATGGCAAGGGTGAGGGCAGTTTTGCCAGCGCCTGGCCGTCCGCCAATGGCAATCAGCGTGCCGGTACGCACCAAGCCCTTAATGAGGGCGTCGGCGGTCGAGGATTCCTGTGCCTTGAACTCGGAAAAGGATAGCAGCCGAATGCCAGCCGTTTCGGGGGCTGCCTTCGGTACGTTGTCATTGGCGGCGGGTGGCGGATTCATCTTCTCGGCGAGCTTCGCTAGGCTCTCCGCCAGTGGTCCCGGCTTGTATTCCTTTGGGGGAGGTGTAGCGCCGATGTCGCGGCCAATAATCCGCATAGCAATGTCGCCGTCAGCGTCAGGGCCGGCAATCTGTTGCATGCTCGGGTCGCCAGTGGCGGGGTCGAGCCAGATCAACATGCACGTTTGATTGTCGCAGCCGTCGATTTCGTCGACTAGCACGGCCCAGCGGCGAACCTCTGCCATGTCAGCCGGCCCGCTATCGCTCGATGGCTTCTCGAGATTAAGAGGAGATGCGCGGTCCCAATCGCCTGAACCGTCTTCAGCGGCAGGTGCGACAACGATGTTGGAAACGGCATGCCCCCAATCGAAAATGCGGTCGTAAATACCATAATAGACTGATGCGATGCCATCGAAGTCGCCGGATGCGAAGCAGTCGGAAAGTGTGGGCTGGGCTGCATGGCGCGGCATGGCGCGCAATTCGTCAATGTTGGTGTCAAATTTCGCGAGTGTCATAGGCTGCTTTGCTCCCAAGGGCAGCTATTGCCGCCTGTGTCATCTGTTCGGCAAGCTCAGGATGGAAGCTAGCCGAATGCTTTCCGAAGGCTTTGGGCGCGAATGAGCGCAGCCGGCCGTCGGGGGACTTTCTTAGAAGGACATTGAAAAGCCGAAGGTGTGGAGTGATCTCCACATCGTACAAAGCAACGTCCTTCGGTCCGGCTACAGGCCGGATCGACAAAATCTCCATATTTTCTCCTGTGGGGGTTAGGCCGCGCGAGCGGCTATGCGCGCATCGATCCACGCCTCAACTTCGGCGCGGACATACGCAATGCGCTTTTCTCCAAGCGGTACGGGGCTTGGAAACTTCCT includes:
- a CDS encoding AAA family ATPase, which encodes MTLAKFDTNIDELRAMPRHAAQPTLSDCFASGDFDGIASVYYGIYDRIFDWGHAVSNIVVAPAAEDGSGDWDRASPLNLEKPSSDSGPADMAEVRRWAVLVDEIDGCDNQTCMLIWLDPATGDPSMQQIAGPDADGDIAMRIIGRDIGATPPPKEYKPGPLAESLAKLAEKMNPPPAANDNVPKAAPETAGIRLLSFSEFKAQESSTADALIKGLVRTGTLIAIGGRPGAGKTALTLAMAGALDAGEPFLGRETKPTTIVVIAAEDGGDVANRLEAMGNDRIKIAKLPEGLPLTKPPKAAAVTREVIRQAKAIDPTRQVMIVVDTLRAALGGVSVLEDKTTSPALNALREVAESEGAVIAILNHTNRENNKATKGETLEAVAALELVLLEGEGDWFTIYVGKNRSGPGHRNIGKVRYTSAEVGGVSAAVVDELVADETVADGPKERGPSGNAKILQGIIQTAILESTETRKPFGSEGPQVKVVAVEAIRSTFYERKEGSTDTKLKAFNRALEHWISKQWVVRGDGQDGGLLWFANVRDEKAGQPDGHSPNQASVRPVRLGDAGRTGQIDRGETVLSGSEREAA